A section of the Paenibacillus yonginensis genome encodes:
- a CDS encoding LysM peptidoglycan-binding domain-containing protein: MADQSYGLRFDIYERVHLSAEEVGIDELEEIELYPRIQVVSGDDYATLRGHLLLTGLYRGEGESRELSHLIPVEITVPLNRVNRLEDISVEIENFDVDLLNERSLNVTGVLSLQGIETAAFAPVAQDWSSREYTASYVPEDFNPTNDPWIQADAAFLQEEASSDAQQAQEREQEQTLQQEQADFLNQIPANEQEIVQVSAEAEEDAEERAAGAVESWLTAGSPDFERFGQDDTEPSFAQAAPETSSPGFGAIPSILAREPEAGLPGISFASLATPELRQAEQTQTQAASDEWFSEEGSQTSETAAPAFASAGGDTVPREQAEVQVWNISSQEAETAVQSAFSSAVDSEREEQAPEARHEEQAPAAPEKPAESQEPENLAPAENNSALELENAPEAEAGPAEEEKPQEMKIALGSKNKTIPENNGHFGFSQLLHSSKASASAAPEQAEASVSEEPSPEALQAEREERQWKQAFISNLNEATPFRKVRMVIVQREETIDEIAERYSMSARELLLHNRLSEQTIEEGQVLYLP, encoded by the coding sequence TTGGCTGATCAGTCTTACGGTTTGAGATTTGATATCTATGAACGCGTTCATTTATCGGCAGAAGAGGTCGGCATCGACGAATTGGAAGAAATTGAGCTTTATCCGCGAATCCAGGTGGTGTCCGGCGATGATTATGCGACTCTGCGGGGGCATTTGCTGCTGACAGGCCTCTACCGCGGGGAAGGCGAAAGCCGGGAGCTGTCCCACCTGATCCCGGTTGAAATTACGGTCCCGCTGAACCGGGTAAACCGCCTGGAGGACATCTCGGTTGAAATTGAAAATTTCGACGTGGACCTGCTGAACGAGCGGAGTCTGAACGTGACCGGTGTCTTGTCCCTGCAAGGCATTGAAACAGCTGCCTTTGCCCCGGTTGCGCAGGATTGGAGCAGCCGGGAATATACGGCGTCGTATGTGCCGGAGGACTTTAATCCCACCAACGATCCGTGGATTCAGGCGGATGCCGCTTTCCTGCAGGAGGAGGCGTCATCGGATGCCCAGCAGGCGCAGGAACGAGAGCAGGAGCAGACGCTTCAGCAGGAGCAGGCCGATTTCCTGAATCAGATCCCTGCGAATGAACAGGAAATTGTCCAAGTGTCCGCAGAGGCGGAAGAGGATGCAGAGGAGCGGGCGGCAGGTGCCGTGGAATCCTGGTTGACAGCCGGCAGTCCGGACTTTGAGCGTTTCGGACAAGACGATACGGAGCCGTCGTTTGCTCAGGCCGCTCCTGAAACCTCGAGTCCGGGTTTTGGAGCCATCCCGTCCATTTTGGCAAGGGAGCCGGAAGCCGGTTTGCCCGGCATCAGCTTTGCTTCGTTAGCGACTCCTGAACTGCGTCAGGCGGAACAAACACAGACGCAGGCCGCTTCTGACGAATGGTTTAGCGAGGAAGGCAGTCAAACATCGGAAACAGCGGCTCCGGCTTTCGCCTCTGCAGGAGGCGATACGGTTCCGCGCGAACAAGCCGAGGTTCAGGTTTGGAACATCAGCAGCCAAGAGGCGGAAACGGCGGTACAGTCGGCTTTCTCCTCCGCAGTCGACTCGGAACGGGAGGAGCAGGCGCCTGAAGCCCGGCACGAGGAGCAGGCTCCTGCTGCTCCGGAGAAACCGGCGGAGTCCCAGGAGCCGGAGAACTTGGCCCCTGCCGAGAACAATTCCGCACTGGAATTGGAGAATGCCCCTGAAGCAGAAGCCGGGCCTGCCGAAGAAGAGAAACCTCAGGAAATGAAGATTGCACTTGGCAGCAAGAACAAGACTATTCCGGAGAACAACGGTCATTTCGGCTTCAGCCAGCTGCTCCACTCTTCTAAGGCGTCTGCCTCGGCTGCGCCGGAACAAGCGGAGGCTTCCGTCTCCGAGGAACCTTCGCCGGAAGCCCTGCAGGCAGAACGGGAAGAGCGGCAGTGGAAGCAGGCCTTTATCTCCAATCTGAACGAGGCAACGCCTTTCCGAAAGGTACGAATGGTCATTGTTCAGCGCGAAGAGACCATTGATGAAATTGCCGAGCGTTACAGCATGAGCGCCCGCGAGCTGCTGCTTCATAACCGGTTGTCGGAGCAGACGATTGAGGAAGGCCAGGTTCTGTATCTGCCGTAA
- a CDS encoding RluA family pseudouridine synthase — MMKQGAGIRRGEWLELTPGKALKGAEDKKAAAAEWLATEAGMPEKLLKCLNAEGEIKLAGDRLRLKVFPERGFGFEPMGEPPVILYEDDYCLVAHKPAGMKVHPDGGERQVTLANAIAAYYEASGEQIAVRHIHRLDEYTSGPVLYAKNEWAQLKLDEAMSLKQIGRTYLAWVEGWVAPSLTQIDAPIGRDRHNSRRQRVTPGGKSAVTHVELLETFGAPAGSGTGAAAGLLAGAGSAASLVRLRLETGRTHQIRVHMAYAGHPLIGDKLYGAKVNLLDYQALHGEKLEFAHPLTGEFLEIADPWPEELVRLDQKLRGGARR, encoded by the coding sequence ATGATGAAGCAAGGAGCCGGGATACGCCGTGGAGAGTGGCTTGAGCTGACTCCCGGCAAAGCGCTGAAAGGCGCCGAAGATAAAAAGGCTGCGGCGGCAGAGTGGCTGGCAACCGAAGCCGGCATGCCGGAGAAGCTGCTGAAGTGTTTGAATGCGGAAGGAGAAATCAAACTGGCGGGAGACCGCCTGCGTTTGAAAGTATTTCCTGAACGCGGCTTTGGGTTTGAGCCGATGGGTGAGCCGCCGGTGATTCTGTACGAAGATGATTATTGCCTAGTGGCTCATAAACCGGCCGGGATGAAGGTACATCCGGATGGCGGTGAACGCCAGGTGACGCTGGCGAATGCAATTGCGGCTTATTACGAGGCAAGCGGCGAGCAAATTGCCGTCCGCCATATCCACCGGTTGGACGAATACACCTCGGGTCCGGTGCTGTACGCCAAAAATGAATGGGCGCAATTAAAGCTGGATGAAGCGATGTCGCTCAAACAAATCGGACGCACCTACCTGGCCTGGGTAGAAGGATGGGTTGCCCCTTCGCTGACACAAATCGATGCTCCCATCGGCCGGGATCGCCATAACAGCCGCAGGCAGCGGGTGACGCCCGGCGGGAAATCGGCTGTTACGCATGTGGAGCTGCTGGAGACCTTTGGGGCCCCGGCCGGTTCCGGGACCGGAGCAGCAGCGGGGTTGTTAGCCGGAGCCGGATCGGCTGCTTCCCTGGTCCGCCTGAGGCTGGAGACCGGCAGGACCCATCAAATCCGGGTCCACATGGCTTATGCCGGTCATCCCTTGATCGGCGACAAGCTTTATGGCGCCAAGGTGAACCTGCTGGATTACCAGGCGCTGCATGGAGAAAAGCTGGAGTTCGCCCATCCGTTAACCGGCGAATTTCTGGAGATTGCAGATCCTTGGCCGGAGGAGCTTGTCCGGCTTGATCAGAAGCTGCGCGGCGGAGCCCGGAGGTAA
- the hemL gene encoding glutamate-1-semialdehyde 2,1-aminomutase, translated as MTTNQPKRRDDKSRTAFEEAKQYIPGGVNSPVRAFKSVGLTPIYADHGQGSRIYDIDGNSFIDYVGSWGPLIMGHAHPEVVKALQETAAKGTSFGMPTLLETEMAKLVAERVPSIDIVRMVNSGTEATMSAIRLARGYTGRSKILKFEGSYHGHADSLLIKAGSGVATLGLPDSPGVPEGVAANTITVPYNDIETVKLAFEKFGEEIAGVIVEPVAGNMGVVPPLPGFLEDLRSVTEQYGSVLIFDEVMTGFRVGLNCAQGRFGITPDLTCLGKVIGGGLPVGAYGGKREIMEKMAPTGPIYQAGTLSGNPLAMTAGFTTLSLLTPEVYERLETLSARLQAGFEQNAQERGIPCTINRVGSMVCPFFTNEKVINFDTARTSDLDLFRRYFAAMVDEGISVAPSQFEGMFVSGVHTEADIDDTIEAHRRALQRL; from the coding sequence ATGACTACAAACCAACCCAAACGGCGCGACGATAAATCCAGAACGGCCTTTGAAGAAGCCAAACAGTATATTCCCGGCGGGGTGAACAGCCCGGTTCGCGCCTTTAAATCAGTGGGACTTACGCCTATTTACGCCGATCATGGCCAAGGCTCAAGAATTTATGATATCGACGGCAATTCCTTTATCGATTATGTAGGCTCCTGGGGTCCGCTGATCATGGGACATGCCCATCCGGAAGTCGTTAAAGCGCTGCAGGAGACGGCAGCCAAAGGCACCAGCTTCGGCATGCCTACCTTGCTTGAAACCGAGATGGCCAAGCTGGTAGCCGAACGTGTGCCTTCCATTGATATTGTGCGTATGGTCAACTCGGGAACAGAAGCGACGATGAGCGCGATTCGTCTGGCCCGCGGTTACACTGGCCGCAGTAAAATCCTCAAGTTTGAAGGCTCTTATCACGGCCATGCGGACAGCCTGCTGATCAAAGCGGGCTCGGGTGTTGCGACCTTGGGACTGCCGGACAGCCCGGGCGTTCCGGAAGGGGTGGCGGCCAATACGATTACCGTGCCTTATAACGATATTGAAACGGTTAAGCTGGCATTCGAGAAATTTGGCGAAGAAATTGCCGGCGTGATCGTAGAGCCTGTAGCCGGCAATATGGGGGTCGTGCCTCCGCTGCCTGGTTTCCTGGAGGACTTGCGCAGCGTGACCGAGCAGTATGGCAGCGTGCTGATTTTTGATGAGGTTATGACCGGCTTCCGCGTGGGGCTGAACTGTGCTCAGGGACGATTTGGGATTACGCCCGATTTGACCTGCCTTGGCAAGGTGATTGGCGGAGGGCTTCCAGTAGGCGCCTATGGCGGTAAACGGGAAATTATGGAGAAAATGGCGCCTACAGGCCCGATCTATCAGGCCGGAACGTTAAGCGGGAACCCGCTGGCCATGACGGCTGGCTTCACGACCTTGTCGCTGCTGACGCCTGAGGTTTATGAGCGGCTTGAAACCCTTTCGGCACGCCTTCAGGCAGGTTTTGAGCAAAATGCGCAGGAGCGCGGCATTCCGTGCACGATCAACCGAGTAGGCTCAATGGTTTGCCCATTTTTTACAAACGAAAAGGTCATCAACTTCGACACGGCCAGAACCAGCGATCTTGATTTGTTCCGCCGTTATTTCGCCGCTATGGTGGATGAAGGCATCAGCGTAGCGCCTTCGCAATTCGAAGGCATGTTCGTTTCGGGCGTGCATACGGAAGCCGATATCGACGACACGATTGAAGCCCACCGCCGCGCGCTGCAGCGTCTATGA
- the hemB gene encoding porphobilinogen synthase: MSFPIVRHRRLRQSANIRSLVRETVLTVDDFIQPIFVAYGTGVKREIPSMPGVYHFSLDTLEQEVKEIVELGIKAVLLFGIPETKDAIGSSGFAEDGIVQEATRVIKKLYPDLLVVADTCLCEFTDHGHCGMVHTFERDGHICGDVLNDESLELLARTAVSQARAGADIIAPSNMMDGFVQAIRAALDENGFSHIPIMSYSVKYASAFYGPFRDAADSAPQFGDRKTYQMDPANVREALREAESDVLEGADMLMVKPALAFMDVIRLVRDQFDLPLVAYNVSGEYSMVKAAAQQGWINEQAIVTEMLLGMKRAGADMIITYFSKDMARWLREA; this comes from the coding sequence ATGTCTTTTCCAATCGTACGTCACCGGCGCTTGCGCCAATCCGCCAATATACGCAGTTTGGTTCGGGAAACGGTATTGACGGTCGATGATTTTATCCAGCCGATCTTTGTCGCTTACGGAACGGGGGTTAAGAGGGAAATCCCCTCCATGCCGGGGGTATACCACTTCTCTCTGGACACGCTTGAGCAGGAAGTGAAGGAAATCGTAGAGCTTGGCATCAAAGCTGTGCTGCTGTTCGGCATTCCGGAGACCAAAGATGCCATTGGAAGCTCTGGTTTCGCTGAAGACGGCATTGTGCAGGAAGCGACCCGTGTGATCAAAAAGCTTTATCCTGACCTGCTTGTCGTGGCCGATACCTGCCTTTGCGAGTTCACCGATCACGGACACTGCGGCATGGTCCATACCTTTGAGCGCGACGGACATATATGCGGGGACGTTCTGAACGATGAATCCCTGGAGCTGCTGGCCCGGACAGCTGTATCCCAAGCCCGCGCAGGTGCCGACATCATTGCCCCTTCCAATATGATGGACGGCTTTGTACAGGCTATTCGGGCTGCGCTTGACGAAAATGGTTTCTCCCATATTCCGATTATGTCTTATTCCGTGAAATATGCTTCGGCTTTCTACGGTCCCTTCCGCGATGCCGCGGATTCAGCGCCGCAGTTCGGCGACCGCAAAACCTACCAAATGGATCCGGCCAATGTACGCGAAGCGCTGCGTGAAGCGGAATCCGATGTACTGGAGGGTGCCGATATGCTGATGGTCAAACCGGCGCTAGCTTTTATGGATGTCATTCGCCTTGTTCGAGATCAGTTTGATCTGCCTCTTGTTGCTTACAATGTGAGCGGGGAATATTCCATGGTGAAAGCGGCCGCTCAACAGGGCTGGATCAATGAACAGGCTATTGTGACAGAGATGCTGCTGGGCATGAAACGCGCCGGCGCGGATATGATCATCACTTATTTCTCCAAAGATATGGCCCGCTGGCTGCGGGAGGCTTAA
- the cobA gene encoding uroporphyrinogen-III C-methyltransferase — protein MAGKGKVYLVGAGPGDARLITVKGLQCIEQADVVVYDRLANPSLLKRMKPGADKIYVGKRPDRHTMKQDEINRLLADLALQGKNVVRLKGGDPTIFGRVGEEAGLLRQHGISFEIVPGVTSAIAVPAYAGIPVTHRELASSLSIITGHESPDKLDHSIKWDKVTQATGTLIFMMGVAKIGYISRQLIEHGRPPETPVALIRWGTRAEQETLTGTLADIEEKVAQADFQPPAVIVVGEAVLQRGALSWAEELPLFGRRVLVTRSRSQASQLVRRIEELGGEPYECPVIETVMPRDEETLRHNRQALAGLSGYDWLFFTSVNGVDFFFRHLIEAGADIRSLHKARIAAVGPATREALKAKGIVAEDLPERFQAEGLAELLGSEWKPGQKALLPRGNLARSWLPETLVEQGLEVTEMKVYETVLPEENDDELITLLEEGGIHMISFTSSSTVTNLIAMLRRMGLSDPAEVLNKSAIACIGPVTAQTAKAAGLRVAAVAEQATLDSLVDELCEINHKSQ, from the coding sequence ATGGCGGGGAAAGGGAAAGTATATCTGGTAGGCGCGGGTCCAGGCGATGCGCGGCTGATTACCGTTAAGGGGTTACAGTGTATCGAACAGGCCGATGTCGTGGTTTACGATCGTCTGGCGAACCCGTCACTGCTGAAGCGGATGAAGCCTGGGGCGGACAAGATTTATGTGGGTAAAAGGCCTGACCGCCATACGATGAAGCAGGACGAAATCAACCGGCTGTTGGCCGATTTGGCGCTGCAAGGGAAAAATGTCGTCCGGCTGAAAGGCGGAGATCCAACCATCTTTGGCCGCGTGGGCGAAGAAGCCGGACTGCTGCGCCAGCATGGCATCTCTTTTGAAATCGTGCCGGGCGTGACTTCGGCTATCGCCGTTCCGGCGTATGCCGGCATTCCCGTTACGCACCGGGAGCTGGCCTCCTCGCTGTCGATCATCACCGGACACGAAAGTCCGGACAAGCTGGATCATTCCATCAAATGGGATAAGGTCACGCAGGCTACCGGAACGCTGATATTTATGATGGGGGTCGCCAAAATCGGCTATATCAGCAGGCAGCTGATTGAGCATGGCCGGCCTCCTGAAACGCCTGTCGCTTTGATCCGCTGGGGAACAAGAGCGGAACAGGAGACCTTGACCGGGACCTTGGCGGATATTGAGGAAAAGGTAGCCCAAGCCGATTTCCAGCCACCGGCTGTCATCGTGGTCGGAGAAGCGGTGCTGCAGCGCGGGGCGCTGAGCTGGGCAGAGGAGCTGCCGCTGTTCGGCAGACGCGTGCTCGTCACGCGCTCCAGATCGCAGGCGAGCCAACTAGTGCGGAGGATTGAAGAACTGGGCGGAGAACCGTATGAATGCCCGGTGATCGAAACCGTGATGCCGCGGGATGAAGAGACGCTTCGGCATAACCGTCAGGCTTTGGCAGGCTTAAGCGGCTATGACTGGCTTTTTTTTACGAGCGTTAACGGCGTGGACTTCTTCTTCCGTCATCTGATTGAGGCAGGGGCCGATATCCGTTCACTGCATAAAGCCAGAATTGCCGCAGTTGGGCCGGCAACCCGGGAGGCGCTAAAAGCTAAAGGGATTGTTGCCGAGGACCTGCCGGAACGGTTTCAGGCTGAGGGTTTAGCGGAGCTGCTTGGCTCCGAGTGGAAGCCGGGACAGAAAGCACTGCTGCCCCGCGGCAACCTGGCCCGTTCCTGGCTGCCAGAAACCCTGGTTGAGCAGGGGCTGGAAGTTACCGAAATGAAGGTTTATGAAACCGTACTTCCGGAAGAAAATGACGACGAGCTGATTACCCTCCTGGAGGAGGGCGGCATTCATATGATTTCTTTTACAAGTTCTTCTACCGTAACAAATTTGATCGCGATGCTTCGCCGGATGGGACTTTCCGACCCTGCAGAAGTTTTGAATAAGTCGGCAATCGCCTGCATAGGGCCGGTTACGGCCCAAACAGCAAAAGCGGCAGGCCTCCGGGTTGCTGCTGTAGCCGAGCAAGCCACCCTTGACAGTCTCGTTGACGAGCTGTGCGAAATAAACCATAAATCCCAATAA
- the hemC gene encoding hydroxymethylbilane synthase, producing MRTIIVGTRQSQLALTQTGQVIDDLTRICEEHNLPFQFEIRKIVTRGDQILDVTLSKVGGKGLFVKEIEQAMLDKEIDMAVHSMKDMPAWLPEGLINGAVPRRADVRDALITKQEGLASLMDLPENAKVGTSSLRRASQLMAVRPDFRIESLRGNIDSRLRKLETEGFDAIILAAAGLQRMGWSDRISYYLPADICIPAVGQGALGIECREGDEEVRRLLSLYNDPGTALTVQAERRFLAELNGGCQIPIGAFAELSVPSDRSAAPVLSLTGMVGSPNGGKVLRERSQGTDPEKLGKEVADKLMAQGAGDILAEIRR from the coding sequence ATGCGGACGATTATAGTAGGTACCAGACAAAGTCAGCTGGCTTTAACTCAAACTGGTCAGGTGATTGATGATTTGACCCGGATTTGCGAGGAACATAATCTGCCGTTTCAATTTGAAATCCGCAAAATTGTAACCCGTGGAGACCAGATCCTGGATGTGACTTTATCCAAGGTGGGCGGCAAAGGACTGTTCGTGAAAGAGATTGAACAAGCCATGCTGGACAAAGAAATTGATATGGCCGTACACAGTATGAAGGATATGCCGGCCTGGCTGCCGGAAGGGTTGATCAACGGGGCGGTTCCCCGCCGCGCGGATGTGCGGGATGCACTGATTACCAAGCAGGAGGGGCTTGCGTCTCTGATGGATTTGCCCGAGAACGCCAAAGTAGGAACCAGTAGTCTGCGCCGGGCAAGCCAGCTTATGGCGGTAAGACCTGACTTCCGGATCGAGTCGCTGCGCGGCAATATCGACTCCAGGCTCCGCAAGCTGGAGACGGAAGGATTTGATGCGATTATTTTGGCCGCTGCGGGACTTCAGCGGATGGGCTGGAGCGACCGGATCAGCTACTATCTGCCGGCGGATATCTGTATTCCGGCGGTAGGCCAAGGAGCGCTTGGCATTGAATGCCGGGAAGGGGACGAAGAGGTCCGTCGCCTGCTGTCGCTGTACAATGATCCGGGAACCGCGCTTACCGTTCAGGCTGAACGGCGTTTCCTGGCAGAGCTTAACGGGGGCTGCCAGATTCCGATTGGTGCTTTTGCAGAGCTTTCGGTTCCTTCCGATCGCTCGGCGGCGCCTGTCCTAAGCTTAACCGGCATGGTCGGTTCGCCGAACGGGGGCAAGGTGCTGAGAGAGCGGAGTCAGGGAACCGATCCGGAGAAGCTGGGCAAGGAAGTAGCTGACAAACTGATGGCTCAAGGGGCAGGAGATATTCTGGCTGAAATTAGGAGATGA
- a CDS encoding precorrin-2 dehydrogenase/sirohydrochlorin ferrochelatase family protein has translation MAHYIPIMLDCEGLKAVIVGGGRIAARKAAPLLEGGAELTVISPQLGPSLEQKWQLGEIIWMNRPYQAGDLKALKAALVYACTPDPMVNRNLAQEARELNIPVNVATRSSEGNFITPTVIRRGDLVISVSASGASPVLVRGITDELNARFGDEYALYLEFCRKVRERVKRQVDDPAKRLYLMNKLGELDIWEQIRAGEFQIWSEGQIDEWIVKG, from the coding sequence ATGGCGCACTATATTCCGATTATGCTCGATTGTGAAGGATTAAAGGCCGTAATAGTCGGCGGTGGCCGAATAGCAGCGCGGAAAGCCGCTCCGCTGCTCGAAGGAGGAGCTGAGCTAACGGTGATCAGTCCGCAGCTGGGTCCCAGTCTTGAGCAGAAATGGCAGCTAGGGGAGATCATTTGGATGAACCGGCCTTATCAGGCCGGGGATTTAAAGGCATTAAAGGCTGCGCTTGTCTACGCCTGTACGCCGGATCCAATGGTTAACCGAAACCTTGCCCAAGAAGCGAGGGAGCTGAATATTCCCGTGAACGTGGCAACACGTTCTTCGGAGGGGAATTTTATTACGCCGACTGTAATTCGCCGCGGAGATCTGGTAATATCGGTCTCGGCGTCCGGAGCAAGTCCGGTCCTGGTACGCGGCATAACCGATGAGCTCAATGCCCGTTTCGGAGATGAATATGCTTTGTACCTGGAGTTCTGCCGCAAGGTCAGAGAGCGGGTGAAACGACAGGTCGACGATCCTGCCAAAAGGCTCTATCTGATGAACAAGCTGGGCGAACTGGATATATGGGAACAAATCAGAGCAGGAGAATTTCAAATCTGGTCTGAGGGACAAATAGATGAATGGATTGTGAAAGGATGA
- the ccsA gene encoding cytochrome c biogenesis protein CcsA, producing MTQLAIIDDAVVYIYALSLLFYFSNCFYRNPGAKRMGTGLLTCSLFLMLAIFGIRIAEEGLAAFFSAYDYLQLVSLCLMLASIILTFLPRTELAVMLVSLIGFVLLTASRLGSPEGQEAYVSGYTLHSLLTLHIVLAGVSFAALTLAAVLAVLYLFLHYRLKEKKWGDILRRLPSLEALDSYIPAAVLWGVCLLAVSLLIAGVVMVWEGNWRGFLDFKLVLTFAGFVIYLLYFLIRRHKRATGVSMAKWVLLGYAVLIMNFLSNSISSFHSWNWG from the coding sequence TTGACGCAGCTTGCGATCATTGATGATGCGGTAGTTTATATCTATGCCCTGAGCCTTCTGTTTTACTTCTCGAATTGCTTTTACCGCAATCCGGGAGCCAAACGGATGGGCACAGGGCTTCTTACATGTTCTTTGTTTTTGATGCTGGCCATTTTCGGGATCAGGATCGCGGAAGAAGGGCTGGCCGCCTTTTTTTCCGCTTATGATTATTTGCAGCTTGTCTCTCTTTGCCTGATGCTCGCCTCTATCATTCTTACTTTTCTGCCTCGAACGGAATTGGCGGTCATGCTCGTCAGTCTCATCGGATTTGTGCTGCTTACGGCGAGCAGGCTGGGGTCCCCGGAGGGACAGGAGGCTTATGTTTCCGGTTATACGCTTCACAGCCTGCTGACGCTGCATATTGTGCTGGCCGGCGTCAGTTTTGCAGCTTTGACGCTCGCTGCCGTGCTGGCTGTCTTATATCTGTTTCTGCATTACCGGCTCAAGGAAAAGAAATGGGGCGATATTCTGCGCCGCCTGCCGAGTCTTGAAGCTTTGGACAGCTATATACCGGCTGCCGTTTTGTGGGGCGTTTGCCTGCTGGCGGTCTCCCTGCTGATAGCGGGAGTGGTTATGGTTTGGGAAGGAAACTGGAGAGGGTTCCTTGATTTCAAGCTGGTGCTCACCTTTGCCGGCTTTGTTATTTATCTGCTGTATTTCCTGATCCGAAGACACAAAAGGGCAACTGGTGTATCCATGGCCAAATGGGTGTTGCTGGGTTATGCTGTACTTATTATGAATTTTCTGAGTAATTCAATTTCGTCCTTTCATAGCTGGAACTGGGGGTAA
- the hemA gene encoding glutamyl-tRNA reductase, which translates to MHVMAVGLNYRTAPVEVREKFTFADADLPKALAELKQIKGVLEAVLLATCNRTEFYVVVDRLPMCAHYIRSFMEQWFGVQRTEFTQHLYIYEEDQAIEHLFRVAAGLDSMVLGETQILGQVKSAFLLAQQEKATGTFFNMLFKQVITLGKRAHSETSIGESAVSVSYAAVELGKRIFGSFSGKKVLILGAGKMSELTVKHLYANGADEVIVANRTLERAEELASKFEGTPCTLEQAASRLGDVDIVISSTGSDSYVLKSPQVAAVMKRRPSRPLFMIDIAVPRDLDPQISNVSNVFLYDIDDLEGIVESNLEMRRSEATKIEVMIAQEMDAFALWLQTLGVRPVIRALQQKATTIHEDTLQSLFNKLPELDEHQRTVIRRLTRSIVNQMMSDPINRIKEMAAEKNGGDALDMFSQIFALEDQLQEDGRKPSEAREAGEERSGRSSSAPGKVTYPVAQMSV; encoded by the coding sequence ATGCACGTGATGGCAGTTGGACTAAACTATCGCACTGCGCCGGTAGAGGTAAGGGAGAAGTTTACTTTTGCAGATGCAGATCTGCCCAAAGCGCTTGCGGAGTTAAAACAAATCAAAGGTGTATTGGAAGCCGTTCTTCTTGCCACCTGTAACCGTACTGAGTTTTATGTCGTTGTGGACAGGTTGCCGATGTGCGCTCATTATATCCGCAGCTTTATGGAGCAGTGGTTTGGCGTGCAGCGCACCGAGTTTACGCAGCATTTATATATCTATGAAGAAGACCAGGCGATCGAGCATCTGTTCCGGGTTGCGGCGGGGCTGGATTCCATGGTCCTTGGCGAAACGCAGATTCTCGGCCAGGTCAAAAGCGCTTTTTTACTGGCGCAGCAGGAGAAGGCGACGGGCACCTTTTTTAATATGCTGTTTAAACAGGTCATTACTTTGGGCAAGAGAGCCCATTCGGAAACGTCGATTGGCGAAAGCGCGGTTTCGGTCAGCTATGCGGCCGTTGAGCTGGGCAAGCGGATATTCGGCTCTTTTTCCGGTAAAAAGGTGCTGATTCTCGGCGCTGGTAAAATGAGCGAGCTCACCGTGAAACATCTCTACGCGAACGGAGCGGACGAGGTGATTGTCGCCAACCGCACGCTTGAGCGCGCGGAGGAGCTGGCCTCAAAGTTTGAAGGCACGCCTTGCACGCTGGAGCAGGCCGCCAGCCGTCTTGGGGATGTAGACATCGTAATCAGCTCGACGGGGTCGGACAGCTACGTGTTGAAATCGCCGCAGGTAGCAGCAGTTATGAAGCGGCGGCCTTCTCGGCCTTTGTTTATGATCGACATAGCGGTGCCGCGCGATTTGGACCCGCAGATTTCCAATGTATCCAATGTCTTTCTCTACGATATTGATGACCTGGAAGGAATTGTGGAAAGCAATCTGGAGATGCGGCGCAGCGAAGCGACCAAGATCGAAGTGATGATCGCACAGGAAATGGACGCTTTTGCCTTGTGGCTGCAGACGCTGGGAGTTAGACCTGTCATTCGCGCCCTGCAGCAGAAGGCGACAACCATTCATGAAGATACGCTGCAGAGCTTGTTCAACAAGCTGCCGGAGCTGGACGAACATCAGCGGACGGTGATCCGCCGTTTGACCCGAAGCATTGTTAACCAAATGATGTCTGACCCGATCAACCGAATTAAAGAAATGGCTGCCGAGAAGAACGGCGGCGACGCTTTGGATATGTTCAGCCAAATTTTTGCGCTGGAAGACCAGCTGCAGGAAGACGGCCGGAAGCCGTCCGAAGCCAGGGAAGCGGGAGAAGAACGCAGCGGCCGGTCCTCTTCGGCACCGGGCAAGGTTACCTATCCTGTGGCACAGATGTCCGTATAA